The region GCGAGCCGGCCGTAGGCGACTGTTCGGCGTCCGAGGCGTTCCATCGCTGCTGGCTGTACCCTTCCCGGCAGTCCGCGAGCGAGTAGATGTCCCGGAAGGAGATCGAGCGTACGGCTTTGTAGAGCGGTGTCTCCGGCGCATCGGTGCCCGTCTCTCCTTCCCGCAGGACGATGCGTCCCCGGAGCAGGTCGGTGAGCAGGCTCTTGCCCGCCCCGTTGGGGCCGACCACGGCCCAGTTCTCTCCCTCGCCGATCGTCCAGTCGACGGGGTGCGTGAAGCGGAATTCCGGAAAACGGGCTACGGCCCCTCGGATGAAGATACGCATGACGGCAGGGTTCTGGGAGGCGGCTGTCCGGCCTGTCTGTATTCGGTTTATTGGTGTGGGAAGTGATTCCGTCGGGATTCGCACGGGGCGCCACGAACGAAAAGGAGGGTCGCCGCCTGTCGGTCGGGTACCCTCCGGTAAGTCGTTTGTCGCGTCGGCGCTACCGCACGAGCTGGTTGGTGGCCGTGTCGGGGAAGATCACCCACGGGGTGAAGGTTTTGGCCTCCTCGAAATCCATCAGGGCGTAGGAGATGATGATGACCACGTCTCCCACGGCGCACTTGCGGGCCGCCGGACCGTTCAGGCAGATGCATCCGCTGCCCCGCTCCCCCTTGATGATGTAGGTCTCCAGCCGTTCGCCGTTGTTGGCGTTGACGATCTGGACCTTCTCGCCGGGGATCATGTTGGCCGCT is a window of Gallalistipes aquisgranensis DNA encoding:
- the panD gene encoding aspartate 1-decarboxylase, coding for MQIEVLKSKIHRVSITEANLQYVGSITIDEALLEAANMIPGEKVQIVNANNGERLETYIIKGERGSGCICLNGPAARKCAVGDVVIIISYALMDFEEAKTFTPWVIFPDTATNQLVR